A single Cryomorphaceae bacterium DNA region contains:
- a CDS encoding O-antigen ligase family protein, with protein MAKRASKKSKPGNNEVSGVLWPILAVGALTVISFAFNSEARDQLTGIRLFYSGLTGGAIAVLIFAFKPKMASVSDKGERLFWMVFAGLLVWTVVTSMMSINSTEGTQRTVKLMSLGGWTYLLAYVVYQQKSSWEIFVRGISFLGAIHAGAAILNYYEIAPTLIKAVHPSAGYMVNRNMQGSFIALMFPFAIAAALSSTRNRVIDLLNVSIFILLSWALIIAKTRSAWLSVAVIAIACLVFLISKWRLFEAKERKSWIKAIVYATGTPLLVFILLTQVAPDKSVRDRGSRMANVVSGKVQSDGSASARLDWNLATLEMIGDYPVTGVGPGLWRLYISDYNLGSGPNQKGTATRARLHNDYLQMGAERGIIGLFLFLCLATIAVWLAVKRIRKSDYKWGHMSFIGLLGLLSFGVDMLFSFPLERVVHPVVLASLIGMIIVPHSDNSASRVLSESNKSILAVVILSFFFVGFVGREIDQFNVKMGRTIAFKNAAGQSAQYWTNSLEEAQAGKSAWISMDETCNTMELYEGIALKNLDRFDEAIEALERGLKYYPRSPRMNNMMASVYTEINDFEKAAPYYEIAFQSTPLSQSLRLNYAINEYYREEYAKVLELLDGTSYKDYPSIVAIYESAQEQVNIQNLEKEKAPPTEGLSEEASQEDQ; from the coding sequence ATGGCAAAACGCGCATCAAAGAAATCCAAACCAGGAAATAATGAGGTTTCTGGAGTTTTGTGGCCTATACTTGCTGTAGGTGCATTGACGGTCATTAGCTTCGCTTTCAATTCCGAGGCAAGGGATCAGCTAACAGGTATACGGCTCTTTTATTCCGGATTGACAGGTGGGGCTATTGCGGTTTTGATCTTTGCATTCAAGCCAAAGATGGCCAGTGTTTCGGATAAGGGGGAAAGGTTGTTTTGGATGGTCTTCGCAGGTTTGTTGGTCTGGACGGTGGTAACTTCCATGATGTCCATTAATTCTACAGAAGGTACTCAGCGAACGGTTAAATTAATGAGTCTGGGCGGATGGACCTATCTACTTGCCTATGTCGTCTATCAGCAAAAGTCATCGTGGGAAATATTTGTTCGTGGAATATCCTTCTTAGGGGCTATTCATGCAGGCGCTGCCATTTTGAATTACTACGAAATTGCTCCAACTTTAATAAAAGCTGTTCACCCAAGCGCGGGATATATGGTGAATCGAAATATGCAAGGAAGCTTTATTGCGCTCATGTTTCCATTTGCAATTGCTGCCGCACTTTCGTCTACCAGAAATAGGGTTATTGATTTGTTGAACGTTTCAATATTTATCTTACTCTCTTGGGCGCTGATTATTGCCAAGACTAGGTCCGCATGGTTGTCCGTCGCGGTAATAGCCATAGCTTGTCTTGTATTTCTGATATCGAAGTGGCGACTCTTTGAAGCCAAGGAAAGGAAGAGTTGGATCAAGGCCATAGTATATGCGACAGGGACGCCTTTGCTAGTCTTCATTCTTTTGACCCAGGTGGCACCGGATAAAAGCGTTCGTGATAGAGGTAGTCGAATGGCTAATGTAGTATCTGGGAAAGTTCAGTCCGATGGAAGTGCAAGTGCTAGATTGGATTGGAATTTGGCCACTTTAGAAATGATAGGGGATTACCCAGTTACTGGGGTAGGACCTGGTTTGTGGAGACTATATATTTCTGATTATAATCTTGGAAGTGGTCCTAATCAAAAAGGCACTGCAACTCGAGCAAGATTGCACAACGATTACTTGCAGATGGGAGCGGAAAGGGGAATCATTGGATTGTTCTTATTTCTTTGTCTTGCAACTATAGCGGTGTGGTTGGCCGTTAAGAGAATTAGAAAATCGGATTATAAATGGGGACATATGTCATTCATAGGACTTCTTGGACTGTTGAGCTTTGGGGTGGATATGCTCTTCAGTTTTCCTTTGGAGCGAGTGGTGCATCCCGTAGTCCTTGCCAGTCTGATAGGAATGATCATTGTTCCACATTCGGACAATTCGGCCAGTCGCGTACTTTCAGAGTCTAATAAATCCATCTTAGCTGTAGTCATACTGTCATTTTTCTTCGTTGGCTTCGTGGGTAGGGAAATTGATCAATTCAATGTTAAGATGGGAAGAACGATTGCCTTTAAGAATGCAGCGGGCCAGTCAGCGCAATACTGGACTAATTCACTCGAGGAGGCACAAGCCGGGAAGAGTGCCTGGATCTCCATGGATGAGACGTGCAACACAATGGAACTTTATGAAGGGATTGCGCTCAAGAACTTAGATCGATTCGACGAAGCAATTGAAGCATTAGAAAGAGGGTTGAAGTATTACCCAAGGTCTCCTCGAATGAATAATATGATGGCATCTGTGTATACGGAGATAAATGATTTCGAGAAAGCTGCACCATATTATGAAATCGCATTTCAATCAACTCCACTCAGCCAATCCCTTAGATTGAACTACGCCATCAACGAATATTACAGAGAGGAGTACGCTAAGGTATTGGAATTGTTGGACGGCACTTCCTATAAGGATTACCCTTCCATTGTTGCTATCTACGAGAGTGCTCAAGAACAGGTGAATATTCAAAATTTAGAAAAAGAAAAAGCCCCTCCAACGGAAGGGCTTTCTGAAGAGGCCTCTCAGGAAGACCAGTAA
- a CDS encoding rhomboid family intramembrane serine protease, with amino-acid sequence MSAAPNMRVERPGLIHLLPAFYLMLAAWIVFYLEWRSGSSWSSWGLYPRTLNGLIGVVTMPVLHADMTHLINNSIPLIILGSVLRYFYKELFWRVIGVTWILTGLITWIMAREAFHIGASGLVYALASFLFFSGAFRLHRPLMAVSFFVVFAYGSMVWGVLPIEPTISWEGHLGGAIAGLLVAVLFRKVGPQAPPKPLEVQHLTTERDVYLEQQAMQFPSPDAYGAKYWEEHAHQTQPVRIVYRFKRSDEEKGEQTNPAD; translated from the coding sequence ATGTCTGCAGCCCCCAATATGCGCGTTGAACGACCGGGTCTTATTCATCTATTGCCTGCCTTCTATTTGATGCTCGCAGCGTGGATCGTCTTTTATTTGGAGTGGAGAAGTGGTTCTTCATGGAGTTCCTGGGGACTTTATCCCAGAACGCTGAACGGACTCATAGGAGTCGTGACCATGCCCGTACTTCACGCTGACATGACGCATTTGATCAATAACTCTATACCTCTGATCATTCTCGGATCTGTCTTGAGGTACTTCTACAAGGAACTGTTTTGGAGGGTAATTGGGGTCACTTGGATTCTCACGGGCCTAATCACTTGGATCATGGCCCGGGAGGCTTTTCATATCGGAGCTTCGGGTTTGGTCTATGCCCTGGCAAGCTTCTTGTTTTTTTCCGGCGCGTTCCGCTTGCACCGGCCCTTGATGGCCGTATCATTTTTTGTAGTTTTCGCCTACGGAAGTATGGTCTGGGGTGTATTGCCCATAGAACCGACCATCAGTTGGGAAGGTCATCTTGGTGGAGCTATCGCCGGGCTTTTAGTGGCAGTTCTTTTCCGGAAAGTTGGACCTCAAGCGCCGCCAAAGCCTTTGGAGGTTCAACACCTAACGACCGAAAGGGATGTGTACTTGGAGCAACAGGCCATGCAGTTTCCCAGCCCAGACGCCTACGGCGCGAAGTATTGGGAGGAGCATGCACATCAGACGCAACCCGTGAGGATTGTGTATCGGTTTAAAAGATCAGATGAAGAGAAGGGGGAGCAAACCAACCCTGCTGATTAG
- a CDS encoding replication-associated recombination protein A, protein MPLDSKTVQIPDTPLAERLRPKSLDQYMGQSALVGPDGVLRKMIESGNIASFILWGPPGVGKTTLAEIIAHELDRPFYRLSAISAGVKDVREVISKAGDQGMFSSGRPIVFIDEIHRFSKSQQDSLLGAVEKGVITLIGATTENPSFEVIPALLSRCQVYTLLPFSAEELRSLLDSALRHDAWLSQRKISLAEDQALLRISGGDARKLLNTLELVAASAEVGQSISDEFVLGQSQEKLALYDKTGEQHYDIISAFIKSIRGSDPNAGIYWLARMIEGGEDLKFIARRLIILASEDIGNANPTALIMANNCFQAVNTIGYPESRIILAQCVTYLASSPKSNASYSAIGQAQAEVQKSGALPVPLHLRNAPTNLMKDLNYGKGYQYSHDYAQGFSDQEYLPETISGTKFYEPGNNQREKALRTFLQERWKDKYGY, encoded by the coding sequence ATGCCATTGGATTCAAAAACCGTGCAAATTCCGGACACGCCATTAGCGGAGAGGCTTCGCCCTAAGTCTCTAGATCAGTATATGGGACAATCGGCGCTGGTCGGTCCAGACGGCGTACTCCGCAAGATGATTGAATCAGGCAACATTGCGAGTTTCATTCTTTGGGGACCGCCAGGTGTTGGAAAAACAACTTTAGCCGAAATAATCGCACACGAATTGGACCGACCTTTTTACCGATTAAGTGCCATTTCGGCAGGTGTGAAGGACGTGCGAGAAGTGATCAGCAAGGCGGGAGACCAAGGCATGTTCTCGAGCGGCCGGCCCATTGTCTTCATCGATGAGATTCATCGCTTCAGTAAATCCCAACAAGACTCCCTTTTGGGCGCAGTCGAAAAGGGAGTCATTACCTTAATCGGTGCTACCACAGAAAACCCCAGTTTTGAGGTTATCCCGGCCCTACTCTCTCGCTGTCAGGTCTACACCTTGCTCCCCTTCTCTGCAGAAGAGCTCAGAAGCCTATTGGATAGTGCCTTACGGCACGATGCTTGGCTATCCCAGCGCAAAATCTCCCTTGCAGAAGACCAGGCACTCTTGCGAATTTCGGGAGGAGACGCTCGGAAGCTTTTGAACACCCTAGAATTGGTAGCCGCCTCTGCGGAAGTCGGCCAGTCCATTTCGGATGAATTTGTTCTGGGTCAAAGCCAAGAGAAACTCGCCCTTTATGACAAGACTGGTGAACAGCATTACGATATAATATCAGCGTTTATTAAGAGTATTCGCGGATCTGATCCCAATGCAGGAATCTATTGGTTGGCCAGAATGATTGAGGGTGGTGAAGATTTAAAGTTCATTGCCCGACGCTTAATCATATTGGCTTCAGAGGATATTGGCAACGCTAATCCGACAGCCTTGATCATGGCCAACAATTGTTTTCAAGCAGTCAACACCATTGGCTACCCAGAATCTCGAATTATTCTGGCCCAATGCGTCACCTACTTAGCAAGCTCTCCGAAGAGTAACGCCTCCTATTCCGCTATCGGTCAAGCCCAAGCCGAAGTTCAAAAAAGTGGCGCACTCCCGGTCCCCTTACATTTACGCAACGCTCCAACAAACCTCATGAAGGACCTGAACTACGGCAAAGGATACCAGTACAGCCATGACTACGCACAGGGCTTTTCTGATCAAGAGTACTTGCCCGAGACTATTTCTGGGACGAAGTTCTACGAGCCCGGAAACAACCAAAGAGAAAAAGCGCTCCGTACATTTCTGCAGGAGCGCTGGAAAGATAAATATGGTTATTAA
- a CDS encoding membrane lipoprotein lipid attachment site-containing protein, whose amino-acid sequence MKKYLVPLLAVLILSSCSNNLDFDKDLTLSPELVLPIATLNMSLEDWAGEDIEADSSGVLKVVYSDTSVIDPIVIADYIDIPDGEGYDSAYFPLFNPEVAGFLINANTTLNQVSTNFPPADRAALVAADGTNAAFPAIVASSGGSGYTLTTPPNFLNADATSVTYKLTLSNSWPVDIDNVIVNLKSGGSVVANFTFTLVPAGGNVTEILTVPSVMTNAFEIDIVSISTPGSLSPVAIDLNDQLGWLLETEDVFVFSGNGDVIPQTLLDSTAEVDFEFSNGEEIEILELFSGNLDYDLVSSMERPTEVVVQFIGGTDVNGDPLEAVIPVLPNQANTGSIDLSGATLRLDEDANQPYNRLSLGFQFRIASSDGSIVFIDTAQTVEGDLIFNDLDFEYIEGYFGTIQEDLTGTSVDLDIDFLNDFGGDFQFNTPVLKLLTTNGVGAPIRTNFDMLGRNEDGTEVALNMPASDIAYPGPGQEGQNIEGEIIIDNTNSNVVDFLANVPSTIDINGTVDINPDGNTDPNFVFRESLLKVGLEVDVNLNISASNLALTDTIEASFELEDESVDPETVTLFINVDNGIGLDAVVTLVMQDENGAGLDSVQTQLLQAAPTDANGYATGITFVENVVELDEGQTDAFFDAAQILVRTSLSTPNNGNDNYVMRTTDGLTMYLAIQSKVNVLINGN is encoded by the coding sequence ATGAAGAAGTATTTAGTGCCCCTGTTGGCGGTGCTGATCCTTTCGAGTTGTTCAAACAATCTCGATTTCGATAAGGATCTGACGCTGTCACCGGAGCTGGTTCTTCCCATTGCAACCTTGAACATGTCCTTAGAGGACTGGGCTGGTGAAGACATCGAAGCGGATTCATCCGGCGTTTTAAAAGTTGTTTATTCGGACACCTCGGTGATTGACCCCATAGTCATTGCTGACTATATAGACATTCCTGATGGTGAAGGATACGACAGTGCTTATTTTCCTTTGTTCAACCCGGAAGTCGCCGGATTTTTGATCAATGCAAATACCACATTAAATCAAGTTTCGACCAACTTCCCACCTGCAGATCGCGCAGCGCTCGTCGCAGCCGACGGGACTAACGCTGCATTTCCAGCGATCGTTGCTTCTTCAGGAGGTTCAGGATATACATTGACGACGCCTCCAAACTTTTTAAATGCAGACGCCACGTCCGTTACCTATAAACTGACGCTAAGTAATTCTTGGCCTGTGGACATTGATAATGTGATTGTCAACTTAAAGAGCGGGGGAAGTGTCGTAGCGAATTTCACTTTTACTTTGGTCCCTGCCGGAGGGAACGTTACCGAGATTCTAACGGTCCCTTCAGTTATGACCAATGCATTTGAAATTGACATTGTTTCTATTTCTACACCCGGTTCATTAAGTCCAGTGGCCATTGATCTGAATGATCAATTGGGTTGGTTGTTAGAGACTGAAGACGTTTTCGTCTTCTCGGGAAATGGGGATGTTATTCCTCAGACGCTCTTGGACAGTACGGCTGAAGTAGATTTTGAGTTTTCAAATGGCGAAGAAATTGAGATTCTCGAACTCTTTTCCGGGAACCTAGACTACGATCTCGTGAGCAGTATGGAGCGACCTACAGAGGTCGTGGTTCAGTTTATAGGTGGAACAGACGTTAATGGTGATCCTCTTGAAGCTGTGATTCCTGTCCTTCCTAACCAGGCGAACACGGGAAGTATTGACTTGAGCGGGGCGACCCTTCGTCTCGATGAGGACGCCAACCAACCCTATAACCGACTGAGCTTGGGCTTTCAATTCCGAATAGCTTCTTCGGATGGCTCTATTGTATTCATCGATACCGCACAAACCGTTGAGGGTGATTTGATTTTCAATGATCTCGATTTTGAATATATCGAAGGTTATTTCGGGACCATTCAAGAAGATTTGACTGGAACCAGTGTCGATTTGGACATCGATTTCTTGAATGACTTCGGCGGTGACTTCCAATTTAATACACCGGTCCTTAAATTGTTAACGACTAACGGTGTTGGAGCACCTATCCGGACAAATTTTGACATGCTTGGACGAAATGAGGATGGTACGGAAGTCGCCCTCAACATGCCCGCCTCGGATATTGCATACCCTGGCCCAGGTCAGGAGGGGCAAAATATTGAAGGAGAGATAATCATCGATAATACCAATAGTAATGTAGTCGATTTTTTGGCAAATGTTCCATCGACGATTGACATCAATGGGACAGTCGATATTAATCCAGACGGAAATACGGATCCGAATTTTGTGTTTAGAGAATCTCTCCTCAAAGTAGGTCTTGAAGTGGATGTAAACCTAAATATCAGTGCTAGTAATTTAGCCCTAACCGATACGATAGAAGCCAGTTTCGAACTTGAAGATGAAAGTGTAGACCCCGAGACCGTGACTCTGTTCATCAATGTGGATAATGGAATTGGACTTGACGCCGTAGTTACGCTGGTAATGCAAGACGAAAATGGAGCGGGACTTGATTCTGTTCAGACACAATTGCTTCAAGCAGCACCAACGGACGCCAACGGATATGCCACGGGTATTACATTTGTTGAGAACGTTGTAGAGCTCGATGAAGGGCAAACAGATGCCTTCTTTGACGCGGCTCAAATACTTGTACGAACCTCCTTGAGCACGCCGAACAATGGGAATGACAACTACGTCATGCGCACCACAGACGGCTTGACCATGTACCTTGCTATTCAGTCAAAAGTAAATGTCCTCATCAATGGAAACTAA
- the kdsA gene encoding 3-deoxy-8-phosphooctulonate synthase, with protein sequence MIEQLPRIKHADSKAFFLLAGPCAIEGEDVALRIAERVVDITDRLGIPYVFKGSYRKANRSRIDSFTGIGDEKALRILRKVSETFEVPTVTDYHTAEEAEMAAEYVDVLQIPAFLCRQTDIVVAGAKTGKFLNIKKGQFLSPEAMQFAAQKAVDSGNDKVMLTDRGTSFGYQDLVVDPRAIPQMQALGFPVVMDITHSLQQPNQSSGVTGGRPQLIETIGKSAIAAGADGIFIETHDDLANAKSDAANMLPIDQLEELLTKLLRVREAIL encoded by the coding sequence ATGATCGAGCAACTCCCTAGAATTAAACATGCCGACTCAAAGGCATTCTTTTTACTGGCTGGCCCATGCGCGATAGAGGGTGAAGATGTGGCCTTAAGAATTGCTGAGCGAGTTGTGGACATTACCGACCGTCTGGGTATTCCCTACGTCTTCAAAGGGTCTTATCGAAAAGCCAACCGATCTCGAATTGACTCCTTCACTGGAATCGGAGATGAAAAGGCACTCAGAATACTGCGGAAGGTCAGTGAGACTTTTGAGGTGCCAACCGTTACCGACTATCATACCGCAGAAGAAGCTGAAATGGCGGCAGAGTATGTAGATGTTCTGCAGATTCCGGCATTTTTATGCCGACAGACCGATATCGTTGTAGCGGGGGCCAAGACTGGAAAATTCTTAAACATCAAGAAGGGACAATTCCTTTCACCTGAAGCCATGCAATTTGCCGCACAAAAAGCTGTAGACTCAGGTAACGACAAAGTCATGCTTACAGACCGTGGCACCTCCTTCGGTTATCAGGACCTAGTTGTGGATCCAAGGGCCATTCCGCAAATGCAGGCATTGGGATTTCCTGTGGTCATGGATATTACCCATAGTCTACAACAGCCCAATCAAAGTTCCGGAGTTACTGGAGGGCGACCTCAACTGATAGAAACCATTGGGAAATCCGCTATTGCCGCGGGGGCGGATGGAATCTTCATTGAAACCCACGATGATCTGGCGAACGCTAAAAGCGATGCCGCCAATATGCTGCCCATTGATCAGCTCGAAGAGCTTCTGACCAAGTTACTGCGCGTCCGCGAGGCTATTCTCTAA
- a CDS encoding ferredoxin--NADP reductase, with protein MDFLSLKVTDVHRETADAVSISFKIPLFRKKDFRYRAGQYLTIKAVIDGQEVRRNYSFSSSPGEKKWTITVKEMPDGTMSRFLNREVSVGDTLLVHPPEGRFTLETRPDLARKVVLVGAGSGITPLMSHLKTLLKEEPKTEVLLLYGNRSVSDIIFKEELDGMEEHYDAFKVVHFLSRDRQPQNCKHWEEGRISRDNLYDVVKKHLGFPGHPVVPVYLLCGPGEMIEDLQEYLYEILVPRLNVHSEFFTAAAPAPGVSTAEAVDCRATVILNGEEHSISIPAGTTVLDAVTDAGLDAPYSCTSGICATCIAKQTEGEFDTSKNISLGQSDIEEGFILTCSTTCSSSTARIDYDDA; from the coding sequence ATGGATTTTCTTTCCCTCAAGGTAACCGATGTGCATCGCGAAACCGCAGATGCCGTTTCAATAAGCTTTAAAATACCGCTCTTTCGCAAAAAGGATTTCCGCTATCGCGCTGGTCAATACTTGACCATTAAAGCCGTGATAGACGGTCAAGAGGTTCGTCGGAATTATTCTTTCAGCAGTTCGCCAGGAGAGAAGAAATGGACCATTACCGTAAAGGAAATGCCAGATGGAACAATGTCCCGTTTCTTAAACCGTGAAGTCTCCGTGGGGGATACGCTGCTTGTTCATCCGCCCGAAGGGCGTTTCACCTTGGAAACACGCCCAGATCTGGCTCGTAAAGTAGTTCTAGTGGGTGCCGGAAGCGGAATCACTCCACTAATGTCACATTTAAAGACACTCCTGAAGGAAGAGCCCAAAACAGAAGTACTTCTTCTTTATGGCAACCGGTCCGTATCCGACATTATCTTTAAGGAAGAGCTAGATGGGATGGAGGAGCACTACGATGCCTTCAAGGTGGTGCATTTTCTTTCTAGAGATAGACAACCGCAAAACTGTAAGCACTGGGAAGAAGGCCGCATTTCTAGGGACAACCTATACGATGTGGTCAAAAAGCACTTGGGGTTCCCTGGACATCCCGTGGTTCCTGTATACTTGCTTTGCGGGCCTGGAGAAATGATCGAGGATTTACAGGAGTACCTCTATGAAATCCTTGTTCCTCGGTTGAACGTACATTCTGAGTTCTTCACGGCAGCAGCTCCTGCTCCTGGGGTATCGACCGCTGAAGCAGTCGACTGTCGTGCAACAGTCATCCTAAACGGTGAGGAGCATTCCATTTCCATACCGGCAGGAACCACTGTTTTGGACGCTGTCACAGATGCCGGATTGGACGCTCCTTACAGCTGTACGAGTGGTATTTGCGCTACGTGTATTGCGAAACAAACAGAAGGCGAGTTTGATACCTCTAAGAATATTTCCTTAGGCCAAAGTGATATTGAGGAAGGATTTATTCTGACGTGCAGCACCACGTGCTCAAGCTCCACCGCACGTATTGACTACGACGACGCGTAA
- a CDS encoding tetratricopeptide repeat protein has translation MRNLLLALFLLLAPSLVAQSRQSIRDVEYARQAMGQNKVGEAVNYLNKAIERDPDYRDAHLMLGELQLRQEQFDKALASFDRVLDLSPGYFLGLYRRGLAYYRMEDFERAIDDYEAYMKSEGASDRGKEEAEKYLAWARFGLDAKANPVPFDPINLGDSVNGPYMEYFPAVTADGKELIFTRNQPSPRALKEDFYVSRGGQGQWSLAEALDRQVNSDGNEGALCISADGNVAVFTACGREDGAGSCDLYMTIRENGTWGKPFNLGYPINTEAWESQPSLSPDGRTIYFTSNRRGGKGGKDLWKSTFEGGGEWGEPINLGDSINTRGDEITPFMHWDGQSLYFASTGHPGIGDFDMYLSLRLDNNLWSTPQNLGYPINSVREENGLIVAPDGRTAYYSREGYEDSRGMLDLYNFDLPEDVRAAPIAYVKGFITDHQSGSALSATVEFVDVSTGETYLEMNTGSAGYYFACLPGNRNYALNVRHPGYLFHSERFTLEESTENSARDLPVSLHAIETGASLTLRNVFFDSGSSELRGSSSPELDRTAEFLALNPSLVVEISGHTDNVGSQESNQSLSEQRAIAVVNYLVNRGVPRERLKAVGYGATDPVASNETELGRQENRRTELKIIQN, from the coding sequence ATGCGTAACCTCCTTCTTGCCCTATTCCTCTTGCTTGCACCATCTCTTGTGGCGCAATCGCGACAATCCATCCGGGACGTGGAATACGCGCGCCAAGCCATGGGGCAGAATAAAGTAGGGGAGGCCGTGAATTACCTGAACAAGGCCATTGAACGCGATCCAGACTATCGAGATGCTCACCTCATGCTCGGTGAGCTGCAATTGCGGCAAGAGCAATTCGATAAGGCCTTGGCCAGTTTCGACCGCGTGCTGGATCTTTCACCGGGCTATTTCCTAGGACTGTATCGACGCGGTCTGGCCTACTATCGAATGGAAGACTTCGAGCGGGCCATTGACGATTACGAGGCGTACATGAAGTCAGAAGGTGCATCGGACCGCGGAAAGGAAGAAGCCGAAAAATACTTGGCTTGGGCTCGCTTTGGCCTTGATGCCAAGGCTAATCCCGTACCCTTTGACCCCATCAACCTAGGCGATTCCGTCAATGGGCCCTATATGGAGTACTTTCCCGCAGTAACGGCTGATGGAAAGGAATTGATTTTCACGCGCAATCAGCCAAGTCCCCGCGCCTTGAAAGAAGACTTCTACGTCAGTCGGGGAGGACAGGGGCAGTGGTCCCTGGCCGAAGCCCTTGACCGTCAAGTGAACTCGGACGGTAACGAAGGTGCCTTGTGCATTAGTGCAGATGGAAATGTTGCCGTGTTTACAGCCTGCGGACGGGAAGATGGCGCCGGGAGCTGCGACCTCTACATGACCATCCGAGAAAATGGAACATGGGGGAAACCCTTTAACTTGGGATATCCAATCAACACCGAAGCCTGGGAGAGCCAGCCAAGCCTTAGCCCAGATGGACGAACCATTTACTTCACTTCAAATCGCCGCGGCGGAAAAGGCGGAAAAGACCTTTGGAAGTCAACCTTCGAAGGGGGCGGAGAATGGGGTGAACCCATCAACCTCGGGGATTCCATCAATACCCGCGGCGACGAAATCACGCCCTTCATGCACTGGGATGGCCAGTCCTTGTATTTTGCGAGCACCGGACATCCGGGCATTGGCGATTTCGATATGTACTTGAGCCTACGGCTCGATAACAATCTTTGGTCCACACCTCAAAACCTCGGATACCCCATCAACTCCGTGCGGGAAGAAAACGGGCTCATCGTTGCTCCAGATGGACGAACAGCCTACTACAGCCGTGAAGGTTATGAGGACTCGAGGGGAATGCTGGACCTGTACAACTTTGACTTACCAGAAGACGTCCGGGCGGCCCCCATCGCTTACGTCAAAGGCTTTATAACCGATCATCAATCGGGTAGCGCCCTCAGCGCTACCGTCGAGTTTGTCGACGTTTCCACCGGTGAAACCTATCTGGAAATGAACACGGGTTCGGCTGGTTACTACTTTGCTTGCTTACCCGGGAATAGAAATTACGCATTGAATGTTCGACATCCGGGCTACCTCTTTCACAGCGAAAGATTCACTTTGGAAGAATCGACCGAGAACTCGGCTCGAGACCTTCCTGTCTCACTACACGCTATTGAGACCGGTGCTTCCCTCACCTTGCGGAATGTGTTTTTCGACTCAGGAAGTTCTGAACTGCGCGGTTCAAGCTCACCAGAACTGGACCGAACGGCGGAGTTTCTTGCCTTAAACCCGTCACTGGTTGTGGAAATATCAGGACATACGGACAATGTGGGTTCACAAGAATCAAATCAATCGTTGAGTGAACAACGAGCTATTGCCGTTGTAAACTACCTAGTCAATCGTGGGGTGCCCCGCGAGCGGCTGAAAGCAGTGGGGTACGGTGCAACGGATCCCGTTGCTTCAAATGAAACAGAATTGGGTCGTCAGGAGAATAGACGAACCGAACTTAAAATCATTCAGAACTAG
- a CDS encoding radical SAM protein: MEHFYTVQGEGAHSGTAAYFLRLGGCDVGCVWCDVKDSWDAAAHPAVEAEKMADMARSSQAEIAVVTGGEPLMYDLEFLTQTLKAKGLRTHVETSGAHPLTGQWDWITFSPKKFKAPLEDFYPSAHELKVVVFNKHDFKWAEEHAARVSDDCLLFLQPEWDRRHEMMPLIVDYVKAHPRWRISLQTHKYLDIP; the protein is encoded by the coding sequence ATGGAACATTTTTACACCGTCCAGGGTGAGGGAGCTCATTCGGGAACGGCGGCCTACTTCCTGCGTTTAGGAGGGTGTGATGTTGGCTGCGTTTGGTGCGATGTCAAGGATAGTTGGGATGCGGCCGCGCATCCTGCCGTGGAGGCAGAAAAAATGGCCGATATGGCTCGGTCTTCACAAGCAGAAATTGCGGTGGTTACGGGCGGAGAGCCCCTCATGTATGACCTCGAGTTCCTCACTCAGACCCTTAAGGCCAAAGGACTGAGAACCCATGTGGAAACCTCTGGCGCTCATCCGTTGACCGGCCAGTGGGACTGGATCACCTTTTCACCGAAGAAATTCAAAGCACCTCTGGAGGATTTTTACCCTTCCGCACATGAATTGAAGGTTGTGGTTTTCAACAAGCACGATTTTAAATGGGCCGAAGAGCATGCAGCCCGTGTTTCGGACGACTGTCTTCTTTTCCTCCAGCCAGAATGGGACCGTCGGCACGAAATGATGCCGCTGATCGTTGATTATGTAAAGGCTCATCCGCGCTGGCGTATATCGCTTCAGACGCACAAATACCTGGACATTCCCTAA